A stretch of Electrophorus electricus isolate fEleEle1 chromosome 3, fEleEle1.pri, whole genome shotgun sequence DNA encodes these proteins:
- the ghrhrb gene encoding vasoactive intestinal polypeptide receptor 1 — protein sequence MLLSRKSLPFRTMLLILLLQHSTWKMGEAIHPLCALVAQHMKAQEQCSQTQQEESRNHSITTGCRTEWDNLQCWHRTNVGQVVNVSCSEVFQLFGKNHGYIFRNCTENGWSDLYPSHANACTTVDNLTENEMTYYSTFRQVYTAGYATSLISLISAIFVFTALRKFHCTRNYIHINLFSSFILRASAVFIKDVVLFSDEDHDHCSMSTASCKAAVAFFQFSILANYFWLLVEGMYLQTLLAFTFVSQKKYFWWYILIGWGLPTTILTIWVLARNFYDNRGCWDDTDIALNWWIIKGPITASLLGNFIIFINVIRILVQKLKSPGVGGNDTSHLTRLAKSTLFLIPLFGMHYMVFAFLPESTGEDVRYYIELGLGSFQGFVVALLYCFLNGEVQAELKKRLWKWQMQGYLSYSKRRRTLFTESSTITQISVLEKQSPKEQASSELNNSISAV from the exons ATGTTACTTTCTAGAAAAAGTTTGCCTTTTAGAACCATGCTTCTGATATTGTTGCTTCAACACAGTACTTGGAAAATG GGGGAAGCGATTCATCCATTATGTGCCCTGGTGGCTCAGCATATGAAGGCTCAGGAGCAATGCAGCCAAACACAGCAAGAAGAGAGCAGGAACCACAGCATAACCACTG GGTGCCGGACCGAGTGGGATAATCTTCAGTGCTGGCACAGGACCAACGTTGGCCAGGTGGTTAACGTTTCTTGCTCTGAAGTGTTCCAGCTCTTCGGCAAAAATCATG gtTACATATTTCGGAACTGCACTGAGAATGGCTGGAGTGACCTGTACCCATCTCATGCGAATGCTTGCACAACTGTAGACAACCTGACCGAGAATGAG ATGACATATTATTCCACCTTCAGACAGGTCTACACTGCAGGCTATGCTacctctctcatctccctcaTATCGGCTATCTTTGTCTTTACAGCCCTCAG GAAATTCCACTGCACGAGGAATTATATCCACATCAATCTGTTCTCCTCCTTCATCCTGAGGGCCAGTGCAGTCTTCATTAAAGATGTTGTCCTCTTTAGTGATGAGGACCATGACCACTGCAGTATGTCTACA GCCTCATGCAAGGCCGCAGTGGCCTTTTTCCAGTTCAGCATCCTCGCTAACTATTTCTGGCTGCTGGTGGAGGGCATGTACCTGCAGACTCTGCTAGCTTTCACCTTTGTTTCCCAAAAGAAGTATTTCTGGTGGTACATCCTTATTGGCTGGG GCCTTCCAACAACAATATTGACCATTTGGGTGCTGGCCAGGAATTTCTATGACAACAGAGG GTGCTGGGATGACACAGACATAGCCCTCAATTGGTGGATTATAAAAGGACCAATCACAGCATCCCTTTTG GGAaacttcatcatcttcatcaatGTAATCAGAATACTCGTTCAGAAGCTGAAGTCTCCTGGAGTTGGAGGCAATGACACCAGCCACTTAAC GAGGCTGGCTAAGTCCACTCTGTTCCTGATCCCACTGTTTGGCATGCATTACATGGTGTTTGCCTTCCTGCCGGAGAGCACAGGAGAGGATGTTCGCTACTACATCGAGCTTGGCCTGGGATCTTTTCAG GGTTTTGTTGTGGCTCTGTTGTACTGTTTTCTCAATGGAGAG gtgcAAGCAGAGCTGAAGAAGAGACTGTGGAAGTGGCAGATGCAGGGTTACCTGAGTTACAGTAAGAGGAGGCGGACCCTGTTTACAGAGAGCAGCACGATCACACAGATTTCTGTTCTAGAAAAACAAAGCCCCAAAGAGCAGGCTTCCAGTGAGCTCAACAACAGTATTTCAGCAGTTTGA